A window of Armatimonadota bacterium genomic DNA:
GTCGCTCGCCTTGCCCGTGGCCGAACTTTCGATCTGACCCATCTTGGCTTGGGTCGTGTAGTACTTGAAAGCGGCCTTGGCGACAGGATCGTTCGGCACTTTATCCAAGTAAGGCCCCTTCCAGTCGGTCGGATCGATGTTCTTCAGCTGCGCCTGCTTGTTATAGCCCTGTTGAGGCGCGGTCGTTGCAGACAAATCGTTGAGCGACGCCGGATAGTAGCCCGTGTCGTTCCTGAAGATCGTTATCGAGTTGCGCACTTCAGCCAGCGTCGCCTTCAAAGCGGTCTCTCGGCTGCGCGTGCCAGCATCGATAAAACGCGGTACGACTATAGCCGCCAGCGTTACCAAAATA
This region includes:
- a CDS encoding prepilin-type N-terminal cleavage/methylation domain-containing protein; this encodes MGSITYRNKGFTLVEMLAVLVILVTLAAIVVPRFIDAGTRSRETALKATLAEVRNSITIFRNDTGYYPASLNDLSATTAPQQGYNKQAQLKNIDPTDWKGPYLDKVPNDPVAKAAFKYYTTQAKMGQIESSATGKASDGTNYNTW